The following proteins come from a genomic window of Mycobacterium sp. DL:
- a CDS encoding GNAT family protein, which translates to MSMMRVREGVELLRSSSGRRWAWRTALQRLYSRRTAVGISRDLTVPHPTISAKIPLEVRQLRPDDDLSIVSEVSELGSRLAQQRADQRWFLESSLPPPWVAVDPDGRVCMITWMLSARDNASVKATLGPLLPTLEPHEVAIEGAFTAETHRGLGILPDVATRLMERARESDGARRGVAFIAEWNAASLKAGEKAGWVPFAQREERWLLFRRRIRFLPLNAELK; encoded by the coding sequence ATGTCCATGATGCGTGTGCGGGAGGGCGTCGAACTACTTCGCTCTAGCAGCGGCCGCCGTTGGGCGTGGCGGACCGCACTGCAGCGGCTCTACTCGCGTCGCACGGCGGTCGGCATCAGCCGCGACTTGACGGTGCCGCACCCAACAATTTCGGCGAAGATCCCCTTAGAGGTGCGGCAGCTTCGACCCGACGATGACCTGTCGATCGTCTCTGAAGTCTCTGAACTCGGGTCCCGCCTAGCGCAACAACGGGCTGACCAACGCTGGTTTCTCGAATCCAGCCTTCCTCCTCCGTGGGTGGCCGTCGATCCCGACGGGAGGGTGTGCATGATCACCTGGATGCTCAGTGCTCGGGACAACGCATCTGTGAAGGCAACGTTGGGACCGCTATTGCCGACGCTCGAACCCCACGAAGTCGCGATAGAAGGCGCTTTCACCGCCGAAACGCATCGAGGGCTGGGAATTCTGCCAGACGTGGCGACCCGACTTATGGAGCGGGCCAGAGAATCCGACGGTGCGCGGCGCGGTGTTGCATTCATCGCGGAATGGAATGCCGCATCCCTGAAGGCCGGCGAGAAGGCCGGGTGGGTTCCCTTCGCGCAGCGAGAAGAGCGGTGGCTGCTCTTTCGCCGTCGCATCCGGTTTCTCCCCCTGAACGCCGAGTTGAAATAG
- a CDS encoding DegT/DnrJ/EryC1/StrS family aminotransferase has translation MNESTPPAGTTPRKLRGRHAPSGRAVPARAVRGFGNRDPGTIWADTKVCLLDSGTSALALAIRHCLIEVPPGATRRVALPAYACPSLVAATLWAGAKPLYYDLDGDLAPDRDGFAECLADEGTAIVHVDMFGADCYPPDHPRVIHDLAQSFAPYKRDWLPTARYTVVSTGRAKPVSLLRGGALLTRAGIVDASFAAEAATSKVEFALRAALYGLSMRPAVLGPLSSIPQLNVGRTEFSPLDDVRRMPVAWTGVFAAAVNQARGRFDTWRDETNSMLELAQQAGMDIPDAVSREANRLPLWRIPVLCPSPDAAAHLASQAWHLGVSRLYGQALPVIMGEAPEDAALQWPGASWIAERLVTLPAHGRLNKRERVELCALLRAHCGEVVR, from the coding sequence ATGAACGAGTCAACTCCACCAGCGGGGACCACGCCTCGAAAGCTCCGCGGACGGCATGCGCCGTCGGGTCGTGCCGTTCCGGCACGCGCCGTTCGTGGATTCGGCAATCGGGACCCTGGCACGATCTGGGCCGACACAAAGGTGTGCCTGCTCGACTCGGGTACGTCAGCGTTGGCCCTGGCCATACGGCACTGCCTCATCGAAGTCCCTCCGGGGGCAACAAGGCGGGTTGCTTTGCCGGCCTACGCATGTCCGAGTCTGGTGGCCGCAACTCTGTGGGCTGGCGCGAAGCCTCTCTACTACGACCTGGACGGCGATCTCGCTCCGGATAGGGATGGCTTCGCCGAGTGCCTCGCCGACGAAGGCACCGCCATCGTGCACGTGGACATGTTCGGCGCCGATTGCTACCCCCCTGATCACCCGCGCGTGATTCACGACCTTGCGCAGAGTTTTGCACCTTATAAGCGAGATTGGCTGCCTACCGCACGCTACACAGTTGTTAGCACCGGTCGGGCAAAGCCAGTGTCGCTATTGAGAGGAGGCGCGCTGCTCACCAGGGCGGGGATTGTCGATGCATCCTTCGCCGCCGAAGCGGCGACGTCGAAGGTGGAATTCGCGTTGCGAGCAGCACTGTATGGTCTTTCGATGCGGCCCGCTGTTCTCGGCCCGCTATCCTCCATTCCTCAGCTCAACGTCGGTAGAACAGAATTCAGTCCGCTTGACGATGTCCGCCGAATGCCTGTCGCCTGGACGGGCGTCTTTGCCGCAGCGGTGAACCAAGCCCGTGGAAGGTTCGATACCTGGCGAGACGAAACGAACAGTATGCTGGAACTCGCACAACAGGCGGGCATGGACATTCCGGATGCCGTTTCGCGAGAGGCTAATCGACTCCCACTGTGGCGAATCCCTGTGCTGTGTCCCTCGCCGGATGCTGCAGCGCACCTGGCTTCGCAGGCGTGGCACCTCGGAGTTTCCCGACTCTACGGGCAGGCGCTGCCCGTGATCATGGGCGAAGCACCCGAGGATGCTGCCCTGCAGTGGCCGGGCGCATCTTGGATTGCCGAGAGGCTGGTCACGCTGCCGGCACACGGACGGTTGAATAAGCGCGAGCGCGTCGAATTGTGCGCGCTACTGCGGGCCCACTGTGGGGAGGTTGTGAGGTGA
- a CDS encoding GNAT family N-acetyltransferase, with protein sequence MKIDVVHPGELGRSEMIKWRSIQKGTPSLASPFLSPEFTVAVGRLRSKARVAVLSDGAEIVGFFPFERRGLGHGVPICSGHNDCQGLVSLPGLEWDPQELLRACGLAVWEFDHLVDGQIPLAKYHKVRLPSPIMDLSAGFDPFVSQLRRRKSKFKELTRTRRKLEREVGELRFVFDTHDAGALRVVMAWKSAQYLRSGWADRFASPFMVGLLELLLETRSESFSGVMSMLYAGDEPVAGHFGLRSDRVLALWFPSYDTRFRIYGPGLIMNLDLAQGAWAAGMQDVDMGPGDEPYKQWFRSRDGVVARGRVVRRSAGGGLHWVRQESAERVHHAILQSPSLHRVAQRARVAYARADSALRRRAATEIVGDEIVRHAN encoded by the coding sequence ATGAAGATCGACGTCGTCCACCCCGGTGAGCTTGGTCGGTCGGAAATGATCAAGTGGCGGAGTATTCAGAAGGGGACGCCGTCCCTGGCCAGCCCCTTCCTGTCCCCGGAGTTCACCGTCGCTGTGGGTCGTCTTCGCTCGAAAGCGCGCGTTGCGGTGCTCTCAGACGGCGCCGAAATCGTCGGATTCTTCCCCTTCGAGCGACGCGGCCTTGGGCACGGCGTCCCGATCTGCTCAGGCCACAACGACTGCCAGGGCCTGGTGAGTCTGCCCGGTCTGGAGTGGGATCCTCAGGAACTGTTGCGCGCGTGCGGGCTGGCTGTCTGGGAATTCGACCATCTCGTGGACGGACAGATACCACTCGCGAAGTATCACAAGGTCCGCCTGCCATCTCCGATCATGGACCTGTCCGCGGGATTTGATCCTTTCGTTTCGCAACTACGCAGGCGCAAGTCCAAGTTCAAGGAACTGACACGCACGCGCCGCAAGCTCGAGCGCGAGGTAGGCGAGTTGCGGTTCGTCTTCGATACCCATGATGCGGGTGCGTTACGCGTCGTAATGGCTTGGAAATCCGCCCAGTATCTGCGGTCGGGCTGGGCAGATCGGTTCGCCTCGCCATTCATGGTTGGCCTGCTCGAGTTGTTGCTCGAGACCCGTAGTGAGAGCTTTTCGGGCGTCATGTCCATGCTGTACGCCGGTGACGAACCAGTCGCCGGCCATTTCGGATTACGGTCAGACCGCGTGCTGGCCCTGTGGTTTCCGTCGTATGACACTCGCTTCCGAATCTATGGCCCCGGCCTGATCATGAATCTCGATCTGGCCCAGGGTGCTTGGGCCGCCGGGATGCAGGACGTAGATATGGGTCCGGGGGACGAACCGTACAAGCAGTGGTTCCGCAGCCGGGACGGTGTTGTTGCTCGGGGACGCGTGGTGCGTCGATCGGCAGGGGGTGGGCTGCACTGGGTGAGGCAGGAATCGGCGGAGCGGGTACATCACGCGATCCTGCAGAGCCCGTCGTTGCATCGAGTCGCTCAGCGGGCGCGCGTGGCTTATGCGCGAGCAGATTCGGCACTGCGTCGTCGTGCAGCCACTGAAATAGTTGGTGATGAAATTGTCCGCCATGCCAATTGA
- a CDS encoding lipase family protein — protein MRPRRPSREPEVRATLIRYAKSLWPLALVGLLLVSLATVTDSGPKLPSSPSADPIITSIPGIAGDVWASRGLVVHRETYGDVPLEDKDAVLGEAWRAVYTSVSGVDGGIREVSGAFFIPRGVAPAEGWPVVSLAHGTTGIGNNCGPSQQPDLMGYGPVVGSLLANRFAVALTDYEGLGPSGTHPYLEPRTAAFNTIDAVRALREISPSVSSRWVALGYSQGGQAVWAANELDSFYADDLELQGSVALAPAANVTGVADLAWSRSMSDEQRATYPLLVVGVSRFTPDLDKHAFLHGSEGNDLSWLSHCEINTNDTEKTPVTPYRWQEAIARTRQADEMKPATTQDADTLRNSLRKAALPQRPLEKPMLVITGRADSLVLSEWVQAAVTDSCAIGGRIEYLDIPDVDHRGILWKASDIVMGWMDDRFAGLPAPSNCSAQQP, from the coding sequence ATGCGTCCCCGCCGGCCCAGTCGCGAGCCAGAGGTCCGCGCCACCCTGATCCGCTACGCCAAGTCGTTGTGGCCACTTGCCCTTGTCGGATTGCTCCTGGTGAGTCTTGCCACAGTCACGGACAGCGGCCCGAAGTTGCCATCGTCGCCGTCGGCGGATCCGATTATTACGTCGATCCCCGGGATAGCCGGTGACGTGTGGGCCAGCAGGGGACTTGTGGTTCACCGAGAGACCTACGGCGACGTGCCGCTCGAGGACAAGGACGCCGTCCTCGGTGAGGCATGGAGAGCCGTGTACACCTCGGTATCTGGGGTGGACGGCGGGATACGCGAGGTGTCCGGCGCATTCTTCATCCCCCGGGGGGTCGCCCCTGCGGAGGGTTGGCCGGTCGTCTCACTTGCCCATGGAACAACTGGTATCGGCAACAATTGCGGCCCGTCTCAACAACCGGACCTCATGGGGTACGGACCAGTGGTGGGATCGTTGCTCGCCAACCGTTTTGCAGTGGCGCTGACTGACTACGAGGGACTGGGCCCGAGCGGGACACATCCTTATCTGGAACCACGGACCGCGGCGTTCAACACCATCGACGCGGTCCGTGCCCTTCGCGAAATCTCGCCAAGCGTATCCAGTCGCTGGGTAGCCCTTGGTTACTCCCAAGGCGGACAGGCGGTTTGGGCCGCCAATGAATTGGACAGTTTTTATGCCGACGACCTCGAGCTACAGGGAAGTGTCGCACTGGCACCCGCGGCTAATGTGACCGGCGTGGCCGATCTGGCTTGGTCGCGCTCGATGAGCGACGAGCAACGAGCAACATATCCGCTACTCGTCGTGGGCGTTTCGCGCTTCACACCAGATTTGGACAAGCATGCGTTCCTGCATGGGTCAGAAGGGAATGACTTGAGTTGGTTGAGCCATTGCGAGATCAACACCAACGATACTGAGAAGACGCCGGTGACACCGTATCGCTGGCAAGAGGCCATCGCTCGCACACGCCAAGCCGACGAAATGAAGCCAGCGACAACGCAAGATGCCGACACGCTGCGGAATTCACTGCGCAAAGCAGCCCTGCCACAACGACCACTCGAGAAGCCCATGCTGGTCATCACCGGCAGGGCCGATTCGCTTGTCTTGTCTGAATGGGTCCAGGCAGCAGTCACCGACAGCTGCGCAATCGGTGGAAGAATAGAGTACCTAGACATCCCCGATGTCGACCACCGTGGAATTCTCTGGAAGGCAAGCGACATCGTGATGGGTTGGATGGACGACCGCTTTGCGGGTCTCCCTGCGCCGTCGAATTGCTCTGCACAGCAACCCTAG
- a CDS encoding DNA repair helicase XPB, with amino-acid sequence MTDGPLIVQSDKTVLLEVDHEQAGDARAAIAPFAELERAPEHIHTYRITPLALWNARAAGHDAEQVVDALVSFSRYGVPQPLLVDIVDTMARYGRLQLVKSPVHGLILVSLDRAVLEEVMRHKKIAPMLGARIDDDTVIVHASERGHIKQLLLKIGWPAEDLAGYVDGEAHPISLAQDGWHLRDYQEMAADSFWAGGSGVVVLPCGAGKTLVGAAAMAKAGATTLILVTNTVAGRQWKRELIARTSLTEEEIGEYSGERKEIRPVTIATYQVITRRTKGEYKHLELFDSRDWGLIIYDEVHLLPAPVFRMTADLQSRRRLGLTATLIREDGREGDVFSLIGPKRYDAPWKDIEAQGWIAPAECIEVRVTMTDNERMLYATAEPEERYKLCATAHTKIAVVKSILERHPSEPTLVIGAYLDQLDELGAELDAPVIQGSTKTAEREALFDGFRRGEIRTLVVSKVANFSIDLPEASVAVQVSGTFGSRQEEAQRLGRLLRPKADGGGAVFYSVVSRDSLDAEYAAHRQRFLAEQGYGYVIKDADDLLGPAI; translated from the coding sequence ATGACCGACGGCCCGCTGATCGTGCAGTCCGACAAGACGGTGCTGCTCGAGGTCGACCATGAGCAAGCCGGGGACGCCCGTGCGGCGATCGCACCGTTCGCCGAGTTGGAACGTGCACCCGAGCACATCCACACGTATCGCATCACCCCGCTGGCACTGTGGAACGCCCGCGCCGCCGGACACGACGCCGAACAGGTGGTCGACGCCCTGGTCAGCTTCTCCCGCTACGGGGTGCCCCAGCCATTGCTGGTCGACATCGTCGACACCATGGCCCGTTACGGCCGGTTGCAACTGGTCAAGAGCCCGGTCCACGGCCTCATCCTGGTCAGCTTGGATCGCGCGGTCCTCGAAGAGGTCATGCGCCACAAAAAGATCGCTCCGATGCTGGGAGCGCGGATCGACGACGACACCGTCATCGTGCACGCCAGCGAACGTGGCCACATCAAGCAACTCCTGCTGAAGATCGGCTGGCCGGCGGAGGACCTCGCCGGCTATGTCGACGGTGAGGCGCACCCGATCAGCCTGGCGCAGGACGGTTGGCATCTGCGCGACTACCAGGAGATGGCCGCGGACTCATTCTGGGCGGGCGGCTCCGGTGTGGTGGTGCTGCCGTGCGGGGCAGGAAAGACGCTGGTCGGCGCAGCCGCGATGGCCAAGGCCGGAGCCACCACCCTGATCCTGGTGACCAACACAGTGGCCGGCCGCCAGTGGAAGCGCGAGCTGATCGCCCGGACCTCGTTGACCGAGGAGGAGATCGGCGAGTACTCCGGAGAACGCAAGGAGATCCGGCCGGTCACCATTGCCACCTACCAGGTCATCACACGCCGCACCAAGGGCGAATACAAGCATCTGGAGCTGTTCGACAGCCGTGACTGGGGCCTGATCATCTACGACGAGGTGCACCTGTTGCCCGCGCCGGTGTTCCGGATGACGGCCGATCTGCAGTCGCGCAGGCGCCTGGGACTGACAGCCACCCTGATCCGTGAGGACGGCCGCGAGGGTGATGTGTTCTCGCTGATCGGACCGAAACGCTACGACGCGCCGTGGAAGGACATCGAGGCACAGGGATGGATCGCACCGGCCGAGTGCATCGAGGTCCGCGTCACGATGACCGACAACGAGCGCATGCTGTACGCCACGGCTGAACCCGAAGAGCGCTACAAACTCTGCGCGACGGCGCACACCAAGATCGCGGTGGTGAAGTCGATTCTCGAGCGGCACCCCTCAGAACCCACGCTGGTCATCGGCGCCTACCTCGACCAGCTCGATGAGCTCGGTGCCGAACTCGACGCCCCGGTCATCCAGGGGTCGACGAAGACCGCTGAGCGGGAGGCCCTGTTCGACGGGTTCCGTCGCGGCGAAATCCGCACCCTGGTGGTTTCCAAAGTCGCCAACTTCTCGATCGACCTACCGGAAGCCAGTGTGGCAGTTCAGGTCTCGGGAACCTTCGGCTCCCGCCAAGAGGAAGCTCAGCGGCTGGGACGGCTGCTGCGGCCCAAGGCCGACGGCGGCGGTGCGGTGTTCTACTCGGTGGTGTCGCGTGACAGCCTCGACGCCGAGTATGCCGCGCATCGGCAGCGGTTCCTCGCCGAGCAGGGCTACGGATATGTGATCAAGGACGCGGACGATCTTCTCGGACCGGCGATCTGA
- a CDS encoding class I SAM-dependent methyltransferase, with product MAGEDEAVLRQSVGPLRRYARAQFLQTEEEWVTRGEVLSRSLANLVDEFSPRGATSGIEIGCQRGALTDRMGQLTRVPIWSGIDPKLPGELVTEHGCVLQPARASQLEFPERTFDVALFANVFEHIPPAERDVSLGGIFRILKPGGVVVGQIPNPYFLIESHSRLPLMGWLPTKWQHRYWKMAPVHWDHDFYVVTMKHVKQSAERAGFEVSHVRNFNYPHEVIPRKVRWVARLLERPMRYMPWSWQFILRRPV from the coding sequence ATGGCCGGTGAAGATGAAGCGGTCCTTCGGCAATCTGTCGGCCCGCTGCGCCGATACGCCCGAGCGCAGTTTCTGCAAACCGAGGAGGAGTGGGTCACTCGCGGCGAGGTTCTCAGTAGGTCCTTGGCGAATCTGGTTGACGAGTTCAGCCCTCGCGGCGCGACCTCGGGAATCGAGATCGGTTGCCAGCGTGGTGCATTAACGGATCGGATGGGCCAGCTGACCCGCGTGCCGATATGGTCCGGCATCGATCCGAAGTTGCCCGGGGAACTGGTGACCGAACACGGTTGTGTACTACAACCCGCACGGGCCAGCCAACTCGAATTTCCCGAGCGAACATTCGACGTCGCATTGTTCGCGAATGTATTCGAACACATTCCGCCAGCCGAGCGAGATGTCAGCCTTGGCGGAATCTTTCGGATTCTCAAACCGGGAGGCGTGGTCGTTGGGCAGATACCGAACCCCTACTTCCTGATCGAGTCTCACAGTCGACTACCGCTCATGGGCTGGTTGCCGACAAAATGGCAGCATCGATACTGGAAGATGGCGCCGGTCCATTGGGACCACGACTTCTACGTCGTCACGATGAAGCATGTCAAACAGTCGGCTGAGCGTGCAGGCTTTGAAGTGAGCCATGTCCGAAACTTCAACTATCCCCATGAAGTGATCCCACGAAAGGTCAGGTGGGTGGCGCGACTGTTGGAACGACCAATGCGCTATATGCCGTGGTCATGGCAGTTCATCCTTCGTCGGCCCGTCTAA
- a CDS encoding right-handed parallel beta-helix repeat-containing protein, with product MSDIHERGVTTGSGPTKGARNGGRARRQRRIEPYAWLTAGAVSVGIGAAAFTGAGLAAADDTAGDSASASSSASAGSETATTGPAKREPSAADGTRPSDVDRTDRESTDDDEADDEVSEQSDQSLDGGDRADDTKDASSTEPEFSESDPDDMVGDHATAVRAKRSENSTPREAQVEASVDQGLRPGAVSAADIESISSTSEEQESRSTAVLQESNQSTESVLTGAVPGTAGGFDANGAPVTVKLSVTPKQGRVEVNTDGTYSYTPSSALAASGGTDTFSVTVTTLNPPETGLKALWSAMIRMLTIGLVKPAVSTSVTRTVTVTVAKTADIDTDPAPAPVPPSKYDSGLSDPFQMPSASAGKTLNVRDYGATSNRSSDNDATAIQKAINAAQAGDTVYIPNGTYHIKSTIGLKAGVSLIGQSRDGAVLASAFWSSPHAMIYAAPNVSNLTVSSFTITRASGSAVKAAVRLGVEGSAGVVSRIVVKDLFIEKFQRFGIQLQNAYQVLVDGNTIRNATALDGGGSGYGILIDQSRSSNNWIRNNDIGPVIRHGILIQMSAHHNLIENNRITGTVSGAIDLHGEDEYSNEIRYNTVWNGVRNGTTVSPNGAGIEVGEYSGSIGSSAQHDNSGANNWIHHNVVYGYSYGLRIVNNSNGTYIENNIFYDNFGSGILADLAPMNNIHISGNEIYNNASGITLYDVTAASIEDNVIRDNDSYGIWTNAGTTGYIVTGNTVTGNGVNVALGSSNGVYSVSA from the coding sequence ATGTCAGATATTCACGAGAGAGGTGTGACAACCGGCAGTGGGCCGACCAAGGGGGCGCGCAACGGTGGGCGCGCCCGCAGGCAAAGAAGGATCGAGCCCTACGCGTGGCTGACCGCGGGTGCGGTCAGCGTCGGTATCGGCGCGGCCGCGTTCACCGGAGCGGGGTTGGCGGCCGCCGATGACACCGCCGGCGATTCCGCCTCGGCGAGCAGCAGCGCTTCGGCGGGGAGCGAAACGGCCACAACAGGGCCCGCGAAGCGCGAGCCCAGCGCCGCCGACGGCACCCGCCCCAGCGACGTCGACCGCACTGATCGCGAGTCGACGGACGACGACGAAGCAGATGACGAGGTAAGTGAACAGTCCGACCAGTCGCTCGATGGAGGCGATCGTGCTGACGACACAAAGGACGCCTCCAGCACCGAACCTGAGTTCAGCGAAAGCGACCCAGATGACATGGTTGGTGACCACGCCACAGCGGTCAGGGCCAAGCGATCGGAGAACAGCACACCGCGCGAGGCCCAAGTAGAAGCGAGTGTCGACCAAGGTCTGCGCCCGGGAGCCGTCTCCGCCGCCGACATTGAATCCATCTCATCCACGTCGGAGGAACAGGAATCCCGTTCGACCGCAGTTTTGCAAGAGTCGAACCAGTCCACAGAATCGGTGTTGACAGGCGCAGTGCCGGGAACCGCCGGCGGATTCGATGCCAACGGCGCTCCTGTGACGGTGAAGCTTTCTGTCACACCGAAACAGGGCCGCGTCGAGGTCAACACGGACGGGACGTATAGCTATACGCCTTCGAGTGCCTTGGCTGCCAGCGGCGGGACGGACACGTTTTCCGTCACTGTCACCACACTCAACCCACCAGAAACCGGCCTGAAGGCGCTCTGGAGCGCCATGATCCGGATGTTGACAATCGGATTGGTGAAGCCCGCCGTCAGCACCAGCGTCACGAGGACCGTGACGGTCACCGTTGCGAAAACCGCGGACATCGATACCGACCCAGCACCGGCCCCAGTTCCACCCAGCAAGTACGACTCTGGGCTGTCGGATCCCTTCCAGATGCCCAGCGCGAGTGCGGGTAAGACGTTGAACGTCCGCGACTACGGCGCGACGTCCAACAGGTCCTCTGACAACGATGCGACTGCCATTCAAAAGGCCATCAATGCAGCGCAGGCCGGCGACACGGTGTACATCCCGAACGGCACCTACCACATCAAATCCACGATCGGCCTGAAAGCTGGGGTGTCTCTCATTGGCCAATCACGGGACGGCGCCGTATTGGCCTCCGCCTTCTGGAGCAGTCCCCACGCGATGATCTATGCGGCGCCAAACGTCTCGAACTTGACTGTGTCCTCATTCACAATCACCCGAGCATCAGGAAGTGCGGTGAAGGCTGCCGTCCGGTTGGGTGTAGAAGGCAGCGCAGGTGTAGTCTCCCGCATAGTCGTCAAAGATCTGTTCATAGAGAAGTTTCAACGCTTCGGCATCCAGTTGCAAAATGCGTATCAAGTACTCGTCGACGGAAACACGATTCGAAATGCGACGGCACTGGACGGCGGGGGGTCGGGTTACGGAATCCTCATCGATCAGAGCCGGTCCAGTAATAATTGGATTCGGAACAACGATATTGGACCCGTCATCCGACACGGCATTCTCATACAGATGAGCGCGCACCACAACCTCATCGAGAACAACCGCATCACGGGCACGGTGTCCGGGGCCATCGATCTGCATGGCGAAGATGAATACAGCAACGAAATCCGTTACAACACAGTCTGGAACGGCGTTCGCAACGGCACCACCGTAAGCCCGAATGGAGCCGGCATCGAAGTCGGCGAATACAGCGGAAGCATCGGCAGTAGCGCCCAGCATGACAATTCCGGAGCGAACAACTGGATCCATCACAACGTGGTCTACGGATACAGCTACGGATTACGCATCGTGAACAACAGCAATGGCACTTACATCGAGAACAACATCTTCTACGACAACTTCGGCAGCGGAATTCTTGCCGATCTCGCGCCCATGAACAATATTCACATTTCAGGCAACGAGATCTACAACAACGCGAGCGGCATCACTCTTTACGATGTCACAGCGGCGAGCATCGAAGACAACGTAATCCGCGACAACGACAGCTATGGTATTTGGACCAACGCGGGAACAACCGGCTACATCGTGACGGGCAACACCGTAACGGGCAACGGGGTGAACGTCGCCCTCGGCAGCAGCAATGGTGTGTACAGCGTCAGCGCATAG